The Klebsiella sp. RHBSTW-00484 genome includes a window with the following:
- a CDS encoding DUF1479 domain-containing protein, which translates to MAVTHTCETLPADHKAAIRQIKQELRAQIGDVQAVFDRLTARITARLEEIDALKANGQDVWPVIPFSDIAQGQVTDAQREAIKRRGCAVIKGHFSRDRALAWDNSMLEYLDLNHFDDVYKGPGDTFFGSLDASRPEIYPIYWSQAQMQARQSSEMAAVQSFLNRLWTFNRDGKQWFDPDVSVIYPDRIRRRPPGTTSKGLGAHTDSGALERWLLPAYQQVFADVFNGNIDAYDPWDAAHRTEVEEYTVDNTTKCSVFRTFQGWTALSDMIPDQGLLHVVPIPEAMAYVLLRPLLDDVPDDELCGVAPGKVLPISEKWHPLLIKALSSIPALNAGDSVWWHCDVIHSVAPVDNQQGWGNVMYIPAAPMCEKNLAYAHKVKVALEKGVSPGDFPREDYEADWKDRFTLDDLNIHGKRALGIV; encoded by the coding sequence ATGGCTGTTACCCATACCTGTGAAACACTACCCGCCGACCATAAAGCGGCAATCCGCCAGATTAAGCAGGAGCTGCGCGCGCAGATCGGTGACGTGCAGGCGGTGTTCGATCGGCTGACGGCGCGCATCACCGCACGCCTGGAGGAAATTGACGCCCTCAAAGCCAACGGTCAGGATGTCTGGCCGGTCATTCCGTTCAGCGATATTGCGCAGGGCCAGGTAACGGATGCCCAGCGCGAAGCTATCAAGCGTCGTGGCTGCGCGGTCATCAAAGGTCATTTCTCTCGCGATCGGGCGCTGGCGTGGGATAACTCAATGCTGGAGTATCTCGACCTCAACCATTTCGACGACGTCTATAAAGGCCCCGGCGACACCTTTTTCGGCTCGCTGGACGCTTCACGCCCGGAGATTTATCCGATTTACTGGTCGCAGGCGCAAATGCAGGCCCGCCAGAGCAGCGAAATGGCTGCCGTGCAATCTTTCCTCAACCGCCTGTGGACTTTTAACCGCGACGGTAAGCAGTGGTTCGACCCGGATGTGAGCGTGATTTATCCGGACCGCATTCGCCGCCGCCCGCCGGGAACCACGTCGAAAGGTCTTGGCGCACATACCGATTCCGGCGCGCTGGAGCGTTGGCTGCTGCCGGCTTATCAGCAAGTCTTTGCTGACGTCTTTAACGGCAATATCGATGCTTACGACCCGTGGGATGCGGCGCATCGTACTGAGGTGGAGGAGTATACCGTCGATAACACCACCAAATGCTCAGTGTTCCGTACCTTCCAGGGCTGGACCGCGCTCTCCGATATGATCCCCGATCAGGGCCTGCTGCACGTGGTGCCAATTCCTGAAGCGATGGCTTACGTGCTGCTGCGCCCTCTGCTCGACGATGTGCCGGATGATGAACTGTGCGGCGTTGCGCCGGGCAAGGTACTGCCGATTTCAGAGAAATGGCATCCGCTGCTGATTAAAGCCTTAAGCTCTATTCCAGCGTTAAATGCGGGCGATTCGGTGTGGTGGCACTGCGACGTCATCCACTCGGTCGCGCCGGTGGATAACCAGCAGGGCTGGGGCAACGTGATGTACATCCCCGCCGCGCCAATGTGCGAGAAAAACCTCGCCTATGCGCATAAGGTCAAAGTGGCGCTGGAGAAAGGTGTTTCGCCGGGAGATTTCCCGCGTGAAGATTATGAAGCCGACTGGAAAGACCGCTTTACCCTGGATGATTTAAATATCCACGGTAAGCGTGCTTTGGGAATAGTGTAA
- a CDS encoding Cof-type HAD-IIB family hydrolase codes for MIVKVIVTDMDGTFLNDAKQYDRSRFLAQFAQLQQQGIEFVVASGNQYYQLISFFPEIREQISFVAENGALVYEHGQQLFHGELTRHESQIVIGELLKDPQLNFVACGLESAYVSDRAPDAFVALMSKHYHRLQRISNYHDIDDKLFKFSLNLPDSEIPLLIDKLHVSLDGIMKPVTSGFGFVDLIIPGLHKANGISRLLKRWNISPQACVAIGDSANDTEMLKLVKYSFAMDNAAESIKAISRFATDDNNHDGALNVIQAVLDHAAPFNE; via the coding sequence ATGATTGTTAAAGTTATCGTCACCGATATGGACGGAACTTTTCTCAATGACGCCAAGCAGTATGACCGCTCGCGTTTTCTCGCGCAGTTCGCGCAACTCCAACAGCAGGGTATCGAATTCGTTGTCGCCAGCGGCAACCAGTACTACCAGCTGATCTCATTTTTCCCGGAAATCCGCGAGCAGATCTCCTTCGTTGCCGAAAACGGCGCGCTGGTATATGAACACGGTCAACAGCTGTTTCACGGCGAGCTCACCCGCCACGAATCCCAGATAGTGATTGGTGAATTGCTCAAAGACCCGCAGCTCAACTTCGTCGCCTGTGGCCTTGAAAGCGCTTACGTCAGCGACCGCGCGCCCGACGCCTTTGTCGCGCTGATGTCAAAGCACTACCATCGCCTGCAGCGCATCAGCAACTACCACGATATTGACGATAAGCTGTTTAAGTTTTCGCTTAACCTGCCGGATAGCGAAATCCCGCTGCTTATCGACAAACTGCACGTCTCGCTGGACGGCATCATGAAGCCGGTCACCAGCGGCTTTGGCTTCGTCGATTTGATTATCCCTGGCCTGCATAAAGCCAACGGCATCAGCCGCCTGCTTAAGCGCTGGAACATCTCGCCGCAGGCGTGTGTCGCCATCGGCGACAGCGCGAACGATACGGAGATGTTAAAGCTGGTGAAATACTCCTTTGCCATGGATAACGCCGCTGAGAGCATTAAAGCGATATCGCGTTTCGCCACCGATGACAACAACCATGACGGCGCGCTAAATGTTATTCAGGCCGTCCTCGACCACGCTGCCCCTTTCAACGAATGA